From Oceaniferula marina, a single genomic window includes:
- the gap gene encoding type I glyceraldehyde-3-phosphate dehydrogenase produces MANYAINGFGRIGRNVLRSLVEKGELKNVVAINDLTDNKTLAHLMKYDSAQGRVSYDVTYDDDSIIVDGHKIHATAERDPAALPWAELKVDVVLESTGFFCSREGASKHIEAGAKKVLISAPASDPDLTMCIGINDDLYDAEKHNIVSNASCTTNCLAPLVKVLNDNWGIEKGFMSTIHSYTGDQNLLDAPHGDLRRARSAAINIVPSSTGAARAIGEVIPEMKGKLNGGAFRVPTPTGSLTDFTAILKSEATVEEINAAFKAAAEGPMKGVLEYSEDPLVLQDIVSNPHSSILDAGTTMTLEGNFVKVCSWYDNEWGYSCRAAEGLNMLGASL; encoded by the coding sequence ATGGCTAATTACGCAATTAATGGATTTGGACGCATTGGACGCAACGTGTTGCGTTCGCTCGTAGAAAAAGGCGAACTCAAGAATGTCGTCGCAATCAATGACCTCACAGATAACAAAACTCTGGCTCACCTGATGAAGTATGACTCTGCACAGGGTCGTGTTTCTTATGACGTCACTTATGACGATGATTCCATCATCGTAGACGGACACAAAATTCACGCCACCGCTGAGCGTGACCCTGCAGCTCTTCCATGGGCAGAACTCAAAGTAGACGTAGTTCTCGAGTCTACAGGTTTCTTCTGCTCCCGCGAAGGTGCTTCCAAGCACATCGAGGCCGGAGCCAAGAAGGTGCTTATTTCCGCACCAGCTTCTGATCCTGATCTCACCATGTGTATCGGTATCAACGACGACCTTTACGACGCTGAGAAGCACAACATCGTGTCGAACGCATCCTGCACCACCAACTGCCTTGCTCCTCTGGTCAAGGTTCTCAACGACAACTGGGGCATTGAAAAAGGCTTCATGAGCACGATCCACAGTTACACCGGTGACCAGAACCTGCTTGACGCACCACACGGTGACCTTCGTCGCGCTCGTTCCGCTGCGATTAACATCGTTCCTTCTTCCACTGGTGCAGCACGTGCCATTGGTGAGGTGATCCCTGAAATGAAGGGTAAGCTCAACGGTGGTGCATTCCGTGTTCCTACTCCTACCGGATCACTCACTGACTTCACAGCGATCCTCAAGTCCGAGGCGACGGTTGAAGAAATCAACGCAGCATTCAAAGCCGCTGCTGAAGGTCCTATGAAGGGTGTGCTCGAATACTCTGAAGATCCATTGGTTCTTCAGGACATCGTCAGCAACCCACACAGCTCGATCCTCGACGCTGGAACTACGATGACTCTTGAAGGTAACTTCGTGAAAGTCTGTTCTTGGTATGACAACGAGTGGGGTTACTCCTGCCGTGCAGCTGAGGGCTTGAACATGCTCGGAGCATCCCTCTAA
- a CDS encoding tetratricopeptide repeat protein, translating to MSKLPDTYFSLFQQQVDACQIADRDEHAQTRRKLNREIRECISALKQVANEEDPEVWYALGHASTFFEKNISQANHWYQKAADAGHTQAITKMGNRLRQSQHPEDQEQSRQWLTQAAKQGDAYAMLCIGFAHRDGKGVSKNLQEAKNWFIKALDAGEPSAPEQLADLLHKHLHDPAQALPYYLKAQQHGVSCHEALAEIYNTRGTTAYNPHKAKDHYEILLRRGQKSAPWVMLELAKLHASGQVSDNGVTHARKWLYQIITQCPKSLSTRKKAERLLEKLDESLF from the coding sequence ATGTCCAAGCTGCCCGATACTTATTTCTCTCTGTTCCAGCAGCAAGTGGATGCTTGCCAGATCGCCGACCGCGATGAACACGCCCAAACCCGGCGAAAGCTCAACCGCGAGATCAGAGAGTGTATCAGCGCCCTGAAACAAGTGGCCAACGAGGAAGATCCCGAAGTCTGGTATGCCCTCGGCCACGCCTCCACCTTCTTTGAAAAAAACATTTCCCAGGCAAACCACTGGTACCAAAAAGCCGCCGACGCCGGCCACACCCAGGCAATCACCAAAATGGGGAACCGCCTGCGCCAGTCCCAACACCCGGAAGACCAGGAACAATCACGCCAGTGGCTCACCCAGGCAGCCAAACAAGGTGACGCCTATGCGATGCTCTGTATCGGCTTCGCCCACCGCGATGGCAAGGGGGTGAGCAAAAACCTCCAAGAAGCAAAAAACTGGTTTATCAAAGCTCTCGATGCCGGAGAGCCGTCCGCTCCAGAGCAGCTCGCCGACTTACTCCATAAACATCTTCATGACCCGGCACAAGCACTGCCCTATTACCTCAAAGCCCAGCAGCACGGAGTTTCCTGCCACGAAGCCTTGGCCGAAATCTACAACACCCGCGGAACCACAGCCTACAACCCGCACAAAGCAAAGGACCACTACGAAATCCTGCTCCGGCGTGGCCAGAAATCCGCCCCGTGGGTGATGCTCGAACTCGCTAAACTCCACGCCTCGGGACAGGTCAGCGACAATGGCGTAACCCACGCCCGCAAGTGGCTCTACCAAATCATCACCCAGTGCCCGAAGTCGCTCTCAACCCGTAAAAAAGCAGAGCGCTTGCTTGAAAAACTCGACGAGTCTCTATTCTAA
- a CDS encoding DEAD/DEAH box helicase, translating into MSFTTLGLQARILQAVDDAGYQEATPIQAKTIPVIMQGKDLIGLAQTGTGKTAAFTLPLLSELCQQSHDEAVRASRVLIVAPTRELVAQINQSIRTYGKYTNLRTVMVTGGASERHQIEKLASGADVVIATPGRLLALMEAGHASFGKLTHLVLDEADRMLDMGFFPDIYEIVSRLPKRRQSLLFSATFPHQVEKLSKEILRSPMTIEIGNRSNPADTVKQELYPVEQHLKTDLLVSLLEDHQLFSVIAFVRTKEAVDTLTKDLKAEGISAEAIHGERSQNHRYRTLRDFKASKIRVLVATDIAARGLDIPDVTHVVNYDFPEQSDDYIHRIGRTGRAGSEGNAITFLTSANGEKLRKLERQIGRTLPKKYREGFNYKVPAPDDEDERRPYHQPKPKRHSADRYERSARAKAKKTAGKKTSGRGKSGPGGQRKKRR; encoded by the coding sequence ATGTCATTTACCACTCTCGGACTCCAGGCACGTATTCTTCAAGCGGTTGACGATGCGGGATATCAGGAAGCCACGCCGATCCAGGCCAAGACTATTCCTGTGATTATGCAGGGGAAGGATCTGATTGGCCTGGCCCAGACCGGAACGGGGAAAACGGCGGCTTTTACTCTGCCCCTTTTGTCCGAACTCTGCCAACAGAGTCACGATGAGGCCGTGCGGGCAAGCCGGGTGCTGATTGTTGCCCCGACCCGTGAGTTGGTTGCCCAGATCAACCAGAGTATCCGGACCTATGGAAAATACACCAACCTGAGGACGGTCATGGTGACCGGCGGCGCCAGTGAACGCCACCAAATCGAAAAACTTGCCAGTGGGGCGGATGTTGTGATTGCTACACCGGGACGTTTACTGGCCTTGATGGAGGCTGGTCATGCCAGCTTTGGCAAGCTCACCCACCTGGTGCTTGATGAAGCTGACCGGATGTTGGATATGGGATTTTTCCCGGATATCTATGAGATTGTCAGCCGCCTTCCGAAACGACGCCAGAGTCTTTTGTTTTCAGCGACCTTTCCTCATCAGGTGGAAAAGCTGTCGAAGGAGATTCTTCGCTCACCCATGACGATTGAGATTGGGAACCGTAGTAACCCGGCCGATACCGTGAAACAGGAGCTTTATCCGGTGGAGCAGCATTTAAAAACCGACTTGTTGGTCAGCTTGCTGGAGGATCATCAATTGTTTTCGGTGATTGCATTTGTCCGGACCAAGGAGGCGGTGGACACCTTGACCAAGGATCTCAAGGCCGAAGGAATCTCAGCCGAAGCGATTCATGGGGAGCGTTCCCAAAACCACCGCTACCGAACCCTGAGGGACTTTAAGGCAAGTAAGATTCGTGTGTTGGTCGCGACGGATATTGCCGCCAGAGGGCTCGATATCCCGGATGTCACCCACGTGGTCAATTATGATTTTCCGGAGCAAAGCGATGACTACATCCACCGGATCGGGCGCACCGGTCGGGCCGGTTCCGAGGGAAATGCCATTACGTTCCTGACCTCGGCCAACGGTGAAAAACTCCGCAAGTTGGAGCGCCAGATTGGACGGACTTTGCCGAAAAAGTATCGGGAGGGGTTCAACTACAAGGTCCCGGCTCCGGATGATGAGGACGAAAGACGCCCGTATCATCAGCCGAAACCCAAACGTCACTCGGCTGACCGCTACGAGCGATCGGCAAGGGCCAAGGCAAAAAAGACAGCGGGTAAAAAAACTTCCGGAAGAGGGAAGTCAGGACCGGGAGGTCAGCGAAAAAAGCGTCGCTAG
- a CDS encoding phosphoglycerate kinase has protein sequence MSKLSIRDLDVSGKSVLMRVDFNVPLNDAGEITDDTRIVAALPSIKHLLDGGAKLSLCSHLGRPKGEPDPKFSLRPAAVRLGELLGKEVAFADDCVAAADQRAALAEGDVILLENTRFHVGEKKNDPEFAKALTGDAEVFVNDAFGTAHRAHGSTEGVTHYVSQSAMGFLIERELEFLCEKLESPESPFLVIMGGAKVSDKIEVITALLEKADTFIIGGAMAYTFSKAQGYDVGSSLVEEDKLDLALDILRLAKEKNTRFLLPVDHCVSQEFKDGVETRNVTVEDGIEDGWMGLDIGSASIETFVAEALNAKTIVWNGPMGVFEMASYEAGTKSLALAVAKSDALSIVGGGDSVTAVKKYGLGEDVSFISTGGGASLELLEGKELPGVAALSES, from the coding sequence ATGTCTAAATTAAGTATTCGAGACCTCGACGTCAGCGGCAAGTCTGTCCTGATGCGTGTCGACTTTAACGTTCCTTTGAACGATGCCGGTGAAATCACCGACGACACCCGTATTGTGGCAGCTCTCCCATCCATCAAACATCTTCTGGACGGAGGCGCCAAGCTTTCCCTTTGTTCCCACCTCGGTCGCCCCAAGGGTGAGCCCGACCCCAAATTCTCTCTTCGCCCGGCTGCCGTGCGTCTCGGTGAACTTCTGGGTAAGGAGGTTGCTTTTGCAGACGACTGCGTGGCCGCTGCCGACCAACGTGCCGCATTGGCCGAGGGTGATGTTATTTTGTTGGAAAACACCCGCTTTCATGTCGGTGAGAAAAAGAACGACCCTGAGTTTGCCAAGGCATTGACTGGCGACGCCGAGGTTTTTGTTAACGACGCCTTTGGGACTGCCCACCGTGCGCACGGATCCACTGAGGGCGTGACCCATTATGTGTCTCAGAGTGCGATGGGGTTCTTGATCGAGCGTGAGCTTGAGTTCCTTTGCGAAAAGCTTGAGTCTCCCGAGTCGCCCTTCCTGGTGATCATGGGTGGAGCCAAGGTGAGTGACAAGATTGAAGTCATCACCGCGCTGCTCGAGAAGGCGGACACCTTTATTATCGGTGGAGCCATGGCCTACACCTTCAGCAAGGCCCAAGGTTATGACGTTGGTAGCTCGCTTGTCGAAGAAGACAAACTGGACCTTGCACTTGATATTCTTCGCCTCGCCAAAGAGAAAAACACACGCTTCCTTTTGCCGGTTGACCACTGCGTCTCCCAGGAGTTCAAGGATGGGGTGGAAACCAGAAACGTTACCGTCGAGGATGGAATCGAAGACGGATGGATGGGCCTCGATATCGGCTCGGCATCGATCGAGACCTTCGTGGCAGAGGCACTGAATGCCAAGACCATCGTCTGGAATGGACCGATGGGTGTGTTCGAAATGGCATCATACGAAGCCGGAACCAAGTCGTTGGCACTGGCCGTCGCCAAGAGTGACGCCCTGTCGATTGTTGGCGGTGGTGACTCGGTGACCGCTGTGAAGAAATACGGCCTCGGTGAGGACGTTTCCTTTATTTCCACAGGTGGCGGAGCATCGCTCGAGCTGCTTGAAGGCAAGGAGCTGCCCGGTGTGGCCGCCCTGAGCGAATCTTAA
- a CDS encoding rhodanese-like domain-containing protein: MKLNPSPCLSTCSMGAMVALLVSPLALAQDKAEAPAKSQAEEKSTPNKPSFQSVTVEELQSAVKAGKVAVIDVNGVKSYNKGHVPGAIHFATEKEKLAEKLPEDKSTLVVTYCSGPQ, translated from the coding sequence ATGAAACTGAACCCATCCCCCTGTTTATCCACCTGCTCCATGGGAGCCATGGTGGCCCTATTGGTTTCGCCTCTGGCTCTGGCCCAAGATAAAGCCGAAGCACCTGCCAAAAGCCAAGCCGAGGAAAAGTCGACACCGAACAAGCCGAGCTTTCAATCCGTGACGGTGGAAGAGCTCCAGTCCGCAGTGAAAGCGGGCAAGGTGGCCGTGATCGATGTCAATGGAGTGAAGTCCTATAATAAGGGACATGTGCCTGGCGCGATTCACTTTGCTACGGAAAAAGAGAAACTCGCCGAAAAACTACCAGAGGACAAGAGCACCCTAGTGGTCACCTATTGTAGTGGCCCTCAATGA
- a CDS encoding esterase/lipase family protein — protein sequence MKHPALCLFRSVLTAAFALGLAAQLTSCSSPQQRQHTKITVIANSGSKQSQEHHLAEALATAESCLQRGIDTPEQLARYNQAVEHAVLLWLAGSEQDLHQQRLNVDSREGKPYQVQASWPAKLRFDRLIPSWTVKRGSLRKNIHRQGAGAPFVAQWEFTPKRSENEPFMSSKGYFASVTATLDFQASESERTIARLVIHNANITPDVRLGGNKHTLNFDQSALAEHLLAYDNEFSALGALLRPHKYLDQIDLQTISPPDPDRLPVIFTHGLASEPRTWQNVYNELRSDPVLRERCQIYFFRYPSGVPVLYSAAQLRTKLAELQQTLNQKQTNRYSKQMMLVGHSMGGLITKTQVQDSGDTMWLNFIDYTQNRVRLNDQQLAALQQYLIFKPNPHISRVLFIATPHRGSELADWWITRQFRKLIKGPGIILRTPLMALDQDNTDQHAQSAIDKLFHSGIPTSMENLSPKSKFVKDTINLPLKKDLRIHSIIGNLKGLDLNDPECSDGVVPYTSAHLQQPDSELVVPYGHSAHEHPMAIEEIRRLILLHLKELK from the coding sequence ATGAAACACCCAGCCCTCTGTTTGTTCCGCTCCGTCCTGACTGCCGCATTCGCACTCGGCCTGGCTGCCCAACTGACATCTTGCTCAAGCCCGCAGCAGCGTCAGCACACGAAGATCACCGTCATCGCCAACTCCGGCAGCAAACAAAGCCAGGAACATCACCTGGCGGAGGCCCTGGCAACAGCCGAATCCTGCCTGCAGCGTGGAATCGACACTCCGGAACAGTTAGCCCGCTACAATCAAGCGGTGGAGCACGCCGTCCTGCTCTGGCTCGCCGGCAGTGAGCAAGATCTGCACCAGCAACGGCTCAACGTGGACTCCCGAGAAGGAAAACCCTACCAGGTGCAAGCATCCTGGCCAGCCAAGCTGCGTTTTGACCGTTTGATACCAAGCTGGACCGTCAAACGAGGATCGCTACGCAAAAATATCCACCGCCAAGGAGCTGGAGCGCCCTTTGTTGCCCAGTGGGAATTCACCCCCAAGCGATCAGAAAACGAGCCCTTCATGTCGAGCAAAGGCTACTTTGCCTCGGTCACCGCCACCCTTGATTTCCAAGCCTCGGAAAGCGAACGCACCATCGCCAGACTCGTCATTCACAATGCCAATATCACCCCGGATGTCCGACTGGGAGGGAACAAGCACACGCTCAACTTCGACCAATCCGCGTTGGCAGAACATTTGCTCGCCTACGACAACGAGTTCTCCGCTCTGGGAGCCCTGCTGCGACCACATAAATACCTCGACCAAATTGACCTGCAAACCATCTCCCCCCCGGACCCCGACCGACTGCCGGTTATCTTCACCCATGGCCTGGCCTCCGAACCCCGAACCTGGCAAAACGTTTACAACGAACTTCGCAGCGACCCGGTCCTTCGAGAACGCTGCCAAATCTACTTTTTTCGATACCCAAGCGGTGTGCCCGTGCTTTATAGCGCCGCCCAACTGCGCACCAAACTTGCCGAACTCCAGCAAACGCTCAATCAAAAGCAGACGAACCGCTACAGCAAGCAAATGATGCTCGTTGGCCACAGCATGGGGGGCCTGATCACCAAAACCCAGGTTCAGGACAGCGGCGATACCATGTGGTTGAACTTTATCGATTACACCCAAAATCGCGTCCGACTCAACGACCAGCAACTGGCGGCCCTGCAGCAATACCTCATTTTCAAACCCAACCCACACATCAGCCGTGTGCTGTTTATTGCCACCCCGCACCGGGGGAGCGAGCTCGCCGACTGGTGGATCACCCGTCAGTTCCGCAAACTCATCAAAGGCCCGGGCATCATCCTCCGCACCCCCCTGATGGCACTCGACCAAGACAACACCGATCAGCATGCCCAGTCAGCCATCGACAAACTCTTCCACTCCGGTATCCCCACCAGCATGGAAAACCTCTCCCCCAAATCCAAATTCGTCAAAGACACGATCAACCTGCCCCTCAAAAAAGACCTCCGCATTCACTCGATTATCGGTAACCTGAAAGGCCTCGACCTCAACGACCCCGAGTGCTCAGACGGCGTGGTCCCCTACACCAGCGCCCACCTTCAACAACCCGACTCGGAACTGGTCGTGCCCTACGGCCACAGCGCCCACGAACATCCGATGGCCATCGAAGAAATCCGCCGCTTGATCCTCCTCCATCTCAAAGAGCTGAAATAG
- the tpiA gene encoding triose-phosphate isomerase has product MRKPIIAANWKMNIGPKEAEDFISSFTAGLGSLSDQADIVIAPPFVTIPAAVAALPANSGVSVSSQNVSEQDNGAFTGEISTMMLKELFVRYVIIGHSERRTLYGETNAIINAKIKKAIAANLKPIFCIGETLEERDGGKLEEVLRSQITEGLEGISADDAKGIVIAYEPVWAIGTGRVATSEQAQDAHAFCRSVVADVCGDEVAQAVRIQYGGSMKADNAGELLAQPDIDGGLVGGASLQAQSFLDLISAAVGAK; this is encoded by the coding sequence ATGCGTAAACCAATCATTGCTGCTAACTGGAAAATGAACATTGGCCCGAAAGAGGCCGAGGACTTCATTTCCTCCTTCACTGCCGGACTCGGCAGTTTGTCCGACCAAGCTGACATCGTCATCGCGCCTCCTTTTGTAACCATTCCCGCCGCAGTAGCTGCCCTGCCAGCGAACTCCGGAGTGTCTGTGTCCTCGCAGAACGTGTCCGAGCAGGACAACGGAGCATTCACAGGTGAAATCAGCACCATGATGCTCAAGGAGCTGTTTGTCCGCTACGTGATCATCGGTCACAGCGAGCGCCGCACGCTCTACGGTGAGACCAATGCCATCATCAACGCCAAAATCAAGAAGGCCATTGCGGCTAACCTGAAACCGATTTTCTGTATCGGGGAAACGCTCGAAGAGCGCGACGGAGGAAAACTTGAAGAAGTGCTTCGCTCCCAGATCACTGAAGGACTCGAAGGCATCAGTGCTGACGACGCAAAGGGGATCGTGATTGCCTACGAACCCGTCTGGGCGATCGGAACCGGTCGTGTTGCCACATCCGAGCAGGCACAGGATGCTCACGCATTCTGCCGCTCCGTGGTGGCTGACGTTTGCGGTGACGAAGTGGCTCAAGCTGTGCGTATTCAATACGGTGGCAGCATGAAGGCAGACAATGCCGGCGAACTTCTGGCCCAGCCGGACATCGACGGTGGTCTTGTCGGAGGAGCCAGCCTTCAAGCCCAGAGCTTCCTCGATCTGATCAGCGCCGCTGTTGGTGCCAAGTAA
- a CDS encoding DUF5362 family protein produces MSDYPAPSLSTQEASNLYQAPGVHPQMQVSDPSVSAMIINQLVRTRGWVRLCSVVGFIGAGFMLLGGLFMVIGGAALPLSSGPGQSAAYGAGMIAGMGIFYLVFALFYIYPSLRLWQYASSISRLQHSQQTVDLETALDRQRSFWKFVGLMISIILGLYLLIIVGAIVIGAAGALNI; encoded by the coding sequence ATGAGTGATTATCCAGCACCTTCCCTATCCACCCAAGAAGCAAGCAACCTTTACCAGGCTCCAGGAGTCCACCCTCAGATGCAAGTCAGCGACCCTTCGGTATCTGCCATGATCATCAACCAATTGGTCAGAACCCGGGGCTGGGTCCGTTTATGCAGTGTTGTGGGATTCATCGGCGCGGGTTTCATGCTGCTTGGAGGCCTCTTCATGGTCATCGGAGGTGCCGCACTTCCACTATCCTCTGGTCCGGGTCAATCAGCGGCTTACGGTGCTGGTATGATCGCAGGCATGGGCATCTTCTATCTCGTTTTCGCCCTTTTCTACATCTACCCATCCCTGCGCCTTTGGCAGTATGCCTCGAGCATCTCAAGGCTTCAGCACTCGCAGCAGACGGTCGATCTTGAGACCGCTCTCGACCGCCAGCGCTCATTTTGGAAATTTGTCGGCCTGATGATCAGCATCATCCTCGGACTTTACCTACTCATCATCGTTGGAGCGATTGTGATCGGGGCCGCGGGAGCCCTGAATATCTAG